Proteins encoded within one genomic window of Prosthecobacter fusiformis:
- the ilvD gene encoding dihydroxy-acid dehydratase, translated as MRAHPIMAKKAASKKPESLHRKHSAIVVDGVERAPSRAMLHAVGFKREDFQKSQIGIASTWSMVTPCNMHIDRLAKETAKGVDAAGGKSLIFNTITISDGISMGTEGMKYSLVSREVIADSIETVVGCEGMDGFVAIGGCDKNMPGCVMAMARLNRPSVFVYGGTILPGCVGHEKKDADIVTVFEAVGKHANCQITDADLIDIEENSIPGEGSCGGMYTANTMASAIEALGMSLPNSGAQSAVGDDKLIDCFDAGAAVMNMIKLGITPRDIMTKEAFENAITLIITLGGSTNAVLHLIAMAHSAGVKLTIEDFVRIGKKTPVLADLKPSGKYFMNDLVKIGGTVPLMRILVEEGLMHGDCLTVTGRTMKENVRKSKIVWPKSQQIVRPLSDPIKKDSHLVIFKGNLCPEGAVGKISGKEGLTFTGKAIVFESEEKALEAILNDKVKKGHVIVIRMEGPKGGPGMREMLSPTSAIMGKGLGKDVALITDGRFSGGSHGFVVGHVTPEAFVGGPIAVIKNGDKITIDAEKRAITLGIPAKELAERLKSWKQPKPRYTRGVLAKYAALTTSASEGAVTDKQF; from the coding sequence ATGCGCGCCCACCCTATCATGGCCAAGAAAGCAGCATCCAAGAAACCTGAATCCCTTCATCGTAAACACAGCGCCATCGTCGTGGACGGTGTGGAGCGGGCACCGAGCCGCGCCATGCTGCATGCGGTTGGCTTTAAGCGGGAAGACTTTCAGAAATCGCAGATCGGTATTGCCAGCACCTGGAGCATGGTCACGCCCTGTAACATGCACATCGACCGGCTGGCCAAGGAAACGGCCAAGGGTGTGGATGCGGCTGGCGGCAAAAGCCTGATCTTTAACACCATCACCATTTCCGACGGTATCTCGATGGGGACTGAAGGGATGAAGTATTCCCTGGTGAGCCGTGAGGTGATCGCGGATTCGATTGAAACGGTGGTGGGCTGCGAAGGTATGGACGGCTTTGTGGCCATCGGCGGTTGTGACAAAAACATGCCAGGCTGTGTGATGGCGATGGCCCGGTTGAATCGCCCGAGCGTGTTCGTCTATGGCGGCACCATCCTCCCTGGTTGTGTGGGCCATGAGAAAAAGGATGCGGATATTGTGACCGTTTTTGAAGCCGTGGGTAAGCATGCCAACTGCCAGATCACGGATGCGGACCTGATCGACATCGAAGAGAATAGCATCCCCGGTGAAGGCTCCTGCGGCGGCATGTATACGGCGAATACGATGGCCAGCGCCATTGAGGCCCTGGGCATGTCCCTGCCAAACTCCGGTGCGCAATCGGCCGTGGGCGATGACAAACTGATCGACTGCTTCGACGCCGGTGCGGCCGTCATGAACATGATCAAGCTGGGCATCACCCCGCGTGACATCATGACGAAGGAAGCTTTTGAAAACGCCATCACGCTGATCATCACGCTGGGCGGCTCCACCAATGCGGTGCTGCATCTCATCGCCATGGCCCACAGCGCGGGCGTGAAACTGACGATTGAGGACTTTGTCCGCATCGGCAAGAAGACCCCGGTGCTGGCGGACCTGAAGCCTAGCGGCAAATATTTCATGAATGACCTGGTCAAAATCGGCGGCACAGTGCCGTTGATGCGCATCCTGGTGGAGGAAGGTCTGATGCATGGTGACTGCCTGACCGTGACAGGTCGGACGATGAAAGAGAACGTCAGGAAGTCCAAGATCGTGTGGCCGAAGAGCCAGCAGATCGTGCGGCCGCTGAGCGACCCGATCAAGAAGGACAGCCACCTGGTCATCTTCAAAGGCAACCTTTGCCCTGAAGGCGCCGTGGGCAAGATCAGCGGCAAGGAAGGTCTGACCTTTACGGGCAAGGCCATCGTGTTTGAATCCGAGGAGAAGGCGCTGGAAGCGATCCTGAATGACAAGGTGAAAAAGGGCCATGTCATCGTCATCCGCATGGAAGGGCCGAAGGGCGGTCCAGGAATGCGCGAGATGCTGAGCCCGACCTCCGCCATCATGGGCAAGGGCCTGGGCAAGGATGTGGCGCTGATCACGGATGGCCGTTTCAGCGGTGGCAGCCACGGTTTTGTGGTGGGTCACGTGACGCCGGAAGCGTTTGTCGGTGGTCCGATCGCAGTCATCAAGAATGGTGACAAGATCACCATTGATGCCGAGAAGCGGGCGATCACTCTGGGCATTCCGGCCAAGGAACTGGCGGAGCGTCTGAAAAGCTGGAAGCAGCCGAAGCCGCGCTATACCCGTGGGGTGCTGGCCAAGTATGCTGCGCTGACGACGAGTGCCAGTGAAGGTGCTGTGACGGATAAGCAGTTTTGA
- a CDS encoding class I SAM-dependent methyltransferase, which produces MFRTTLHPHSQDRILDVGGYPDFWTRYEAVAGGIDCLNVHEVAWDSASFPKHGIRVLVGDGCALTAEDGAYDILFSNSVIEHVRTWEEQQAFAREARRVGKDLWIQTPAYECPIEPHYLGLYIHHLPKKWQRRLIRWVTLWGWVQRPTQEQIDSEIHTLRLISRKEMDILFPDCEILTERLLGIFPKSYIAVRKGRADRR; this is translated from the coding sequence ATGTTTCGGACTACTCTGCACCCTCATTCCCAAGATCGAATTTTGGATGTTGGTGGCTATCCTGACTTTTGGACGCGGTATGAAGCGGTCGCAGGCGGGATTGACTGTCTGAATGTGCATGAAGTGGCGTGGGATTCTGCCAGCTTTCCAAAGCATGGGATCCGGGTCTTGGTCGGAGATGGCTGTGCACTGACGGCAGAGGATGGGGCATACGACATTCTGTTTTCGAACAGCGTGATCGAGCATGTGCGCACCTGGGAGGAGCAGCAGGCATTTGCCAGAGAGGCGAGACGTGTGGGGAAGGATCTGTGGATTCAAACGCCTGCCTACGAATGCCCGATTGAGCCGCACTATCTGGGGCTTTACATTCATCATCTGCCTAAAAAATGGCAGAGGCGGCTGATCCGCTGGGTCACGCTCTGGGGCTGGGTGCAAAGGCCCACGCAGGAGCAGATTGACTCGGAGATCCACACTCTGCGGCTGATCTCGCGGAAGGAAATGGACATCCTGTTTCCGGACTGTGAAATCCTGACGGAAAGGCTGCTGGGGATCTTCCCCAAATCCTATATCGCTGTCCGCAAGGGCAGGGCTGACAGGCGCTGA
- a CDS encoding family 16 glycoside hydrolase, with protein MHRFCLIILLGSLSACGPAKQSQVAQVQSWNLLDAASAGQWQQAGIPDEGKVEVKGEELILNAGLPMTGAKWTGWDAALPSTGYTIQYEAMRVEGDDIFGMVTFPVGSHQSHATFVIGGWGGTVTGISSIDFRDAGENQTRGEQRFENNRWYQVRVEVRPDDIRAWVDGRIVVNASIKGRQVTLRPGFIDHCLPFGFATWGTKARVRRVVIETIP; from the coding sequence ATGCATCGTTTCTGCCTGATTATTCTGCTGGGAAGTCTGAGTGCCTGCGGTCCTGCAAAGCAATCGCAGGTGGCGCAAGTCCAGTCCTGGAATCTCCTGGATGCAGCCTCCGCTGGTCAGTGGCAGCAGGCGGGCATCCCGGATGAGGGCAAGGTGGAAGTAAAGGGAGAGGAGCTGATCCTGAATGCGGGGCTGCCGATGACGGGGGCGAAATGGACAGGCTGGGATGCCGCCCTGCCTTCGACGGGTTATACGATCCAATATGAAGCCATGCGCGTGGAGGGAGATGACATCTTTGGCATGGTGACCTTTCCCGTGGGCAGCCATCAATCTCACGCAACCTTTGTCATCGGCGGCTGGGGCGGCACGGTGACGGGGATATCCAGCATTGATTTTAGAGATGCCGGGGAGAACCAGACGCGCGGAGAACAGCGCTTTGAAAACAACCGCTGGTATCAAGTGCGGGTGGAGGTGCGCCCAGATGATATTCGAGCCTGGGTAGATGGGCGCATCGTGGTGAATGCCAGCATTAAAGGCCGCCAGGTGACATTGCGGCCTGGATTTATCGACCACTGCCTGCCTTTTGGTTTTGCCACTTGGGGGACGAAGGCGCGAGTCCGCCGTGTTGTGATAGAAACGATTCCTTGA
- a CDS encoding nucleotide pyrophosphohydrolase: MTIEALTERICAFRDARDWQQFHNPKDMAVAIAAEAGELMQHFVWKTQEQTQQVITDKRAEITDEIADVGILLFELAHNLNIPLAQAMQAKLERNELRYPADKARGNNLKYNEL; this comes from the coding sequence ATGACCATCGAAGCCCTGACTGAACGCATCTGCGCCTTCCGCGATGCCCGCGACTGGCAGCAGTTTCACAATCCCAAGGACATGGCCGTCGCCATCGCCGCTGAGGCAGGTGAACTCATGCAGCATTTCGTCTGGAAAACCCAGGAACAGACCCAGCAGGTCATCACGGATAAACGCGCCGAAATCACCGATGAGATCGCCGATGTCGGCATCCTACTCTTTGAGCTGGCCCACAATCTAAACATCCCCCTGGCCCAGGCCATGCAGGCCAAACTGGAGCGCAACGAACTGCGTTATCCCGCCGACAAAGCCCGCGGCAACAACCTGAAATACAATGAACTCTGA
- the rsmH gene encoding 16S rRNA (cytosine(1402)-N(4))-methyltransferase RsmH, with protein sequence MNSEADTPPPTPAVHKRRPRYSGKNPRRFDQKYKELNADQYPQEVAKVLASGKTPAGQHVPIMVTEVLECLAPQPGEFAIDCTLGYGGHSRALWQSLQPGGHLLSLDADPIELERTEARLRAVGMNTDTFTARRCNFAGLAKALSDQGWLEGADVIFADLGLSSMQIDNPARGFTFKHDGPLDMRLNPQRGKSAAEWLAEISIEKLTQILIENADEPRADLIARHLYKAGQQSPITRTKALAETIRQALPRTLPADDADTTVRRVFQAIRILVNEEFTVLDGLLRALPAALKPGGRVAILTFHSGEDRRVKKAFQEGRNTGLYAEVTREVVRASLEEQRQNPRSCPAKLRWAIRAH encoded by the coding sequence ATGAACTCTGAGGCCGACACACCTCCGCCGACACCGGCTGTCCATAAACGCCGACCCCGGTATAGTGGTAAGAATCCGCGCCGCTTTGACCAAAAGTATAAGGAACTGAATGCGGATCAGTATCCTCAGGAAGTGGCCAAAGTCCTGGCCTCAGGCAAGACTCCGGCAGGCCAGCATGTGCCCATCATGGTGACTGAAGTCCTGGAATGCTTGGCACCTCAGCCCGGAGAATTCGCTATCGATTGTACCCTCGGATACGGCGGGCACAGCCGCGCCCTCTGGCAAAGCCTCCAACCGGGTGGCCATCTGCTCTCCCTGGATGCGGACCCGATTGAGCTGGAGCGTACTGAGGCACGACTCCGGGCCGTGGGGATGAATACGGATACCTTCACCGCCCGCCGCTGCAACTTCGCCGGCTTGGCCAAAGCTCTGTCTGATCAAGGCTGGCTTGAGGGTGCCGATGTCATTTTTGCCGACCTGGGACTCTCCTCCATGCAGATCGATAATCCCGCCCGAGGCTTCACCTTTAAGCATGATGGTCCCCTAGATATGCGCCTGAATCCGCAGCGTGGCAAATCTGCCGCCGAATGGCTGGCTGAGATAAGTATAGAGAAACTGACCCAGATTCTCATCGAGAATGCCGATGAACCCCGGGCTGACCTCATCGCCCGGCATTTGTATAAAGCCGGACAGCAATCTCCCATCACCCGCACCAAGGCCCTGGCGGAAACTATACGACAGGCCCTTCCTCGCACCCTTCCCGCAGACGATGCGGATACCACCGTGCGTCGGGTATTCCAGGCCATTCGTATCCTGGTGAATGAAGAATTCACCGTCCTGGATGGTCTTTTGCGCGCCCTTCCCGCAGCCCTCAAACCCGGAGGCCGCGTCGCCATCCTGACCTTTCATTCTGGGGAAGACCGCCGCGTCAAAAAAGCTTTCCAAGAAGGACGGAACACTGGCTTATACGCGGAGGTCACTCGCGAAGTCGTCCGCGCCAGCCTGGAAGAACAGCGTCAGAACCCCCGTTCCTGCCCGGCCAAACTGCGCTGGGCAATCCGCGCACACTGA
- a CDS encoding redox-sensing transcriptional repressor Rex: MPRIDIPRKSIYRLSIYQRCLSKLRENDVDTVSSEALSKAAGVKPTQLRKDLAYFGQFGTRGLGYNVDVLSSTISEVLGHNRLQPVILVGVGNLGSALLRYGGFRKEGFEVVAAFDVSPKRQPDLAIPILGITEIADFIRTNQVKMAILAVPASAAQSVTNQMVEAGIQAILNFSPSVLDVPEHVVVNSVDLAVELENLSYFIR; the protein is encoded by the coding sequence GTGCCTAGAATAGACATCCCCCGCAAATCTATTTACCGCCTCTCCATTTATCAGCGATGCCTAAGCAAGCTGCGCGAGAATGATGTGGATACGGTATCTTCAGAAGCTTTGTCCAAAGCGGCTGGTGTAAAACCGACCCAACTCCGCAAGGATCTGGCTTACTTTGGCCAGTTTGGCACACGTGGCCTGGGGTATAATGTGGATGTCCTCAGCAGCACCATCTCTGAAGTGCTCGGCCATAACCGCCTGCAACCTGTGATCCTTGTGGGCGTCGGTAATCTCGGCTCCGCTCTGCTGCGCTACGGCGGTTTCCGCAAGGAAGGTTTCGAAGTCGTAGCCGCCTTCGATGTCTCACCCAAACGCCAGCCTGACCTGGCCATCCCGATCCTGGGCATCACCGAAATCGCCGACTTCATCCGCACCAATCAGGTCAAGATGGCCATCCTGGCCGTGCCCGCCAGCGCCGCTCAGAGCGTGACCAACCAGATGGTGGAGGCCGGCATCCAGGCCATCCTTAACTTCTCCCCCTCCGTGCTTGATGTGCCCGAGCATGTGGTTGTCAACAGCGTGGACCTTGCTGTTGAACTTGAAAACTTGAGTTACTTTATCCGATAA
- a CDS encoding multicopper oxidase domain-containing protein — MKILLCLAAFWLPLAIYSCDDCKKKRPTTGPVVEYDLYITEQTVSPAGKPIRGLTVNGGIPGPTLRFREGDFARIRVHNQLKDEETSTHWHGLLLPNEMDGVPHVTTPPILPGQTHTFEFEMRHSGTYWYHSHTHLQEQSGVYGSIVVLPRGGEPVQADREQVLVLSDWTNIDPHEVQRMLMRGSDYFGLMRRNSQSILGAAKQGMLKDYFSREWSRMMHMDVSDVGYHAFLINGQRSTEISGKPGERIRLRLINAAAATYFYLHSSAGPMTIVAADGPPVQPVQVERLFMAIAETYDVIITIPASGRYELRATTQDGSGHASAFFGEGKLTPANDPPRPNLYQMNEMLKLALEEKDDDPRASLNLPRPGSPYRLLKATHNTTLPAKLPRRKITLHLTGDMNRYIWGFDGKTISQEPYVMIKKGEIFELELINDTMMHHPIHLHGHFFRLLMGQGARSPLKHTVDVPPMSSRMFEFEANEEKDWMFHCHILYHMMSGMARVFRYEGEGASAPSSRNAHSLARAATDGDHSLARAATGEDHSLHHGAGLGEHSHDMAYVWGAASIQSHMSEGLLTWMNPKNDLLLGWEVGWENVDKTEYEVDAFYQRYFNANFQAFIGARFTNEDAVKNRAAIGFNYRLPLMAWAEVSLDSEGDARIALSKRFQLTARLGVFGEVEYDTHTRWEWSAGADYTLTRHTSLITQYHSEYGLGAGVLIRF, encoded by the coding sequence ATGAAGATCCTCCTCTGCCTCGCAGCCTTCTGGCTGCCCCTGGCCATCTACTCCTGCGACGACTGCAAGAAGAAGCGTCCCACCACGGGACCCGTCGTCGAATACGACCTATACATCACTGAACAGACGGTCAGCCCGGCTGGCAAACCTATCCGTGGTCTGACCGTCAATGGGGGTATACCCGGCCCAACCCTGCGCTTCCGCGAGGGGGACTTTGCCCGTATCCGGGTGCATAACCAGCTCAAGGATGAAGAGACCTCCACGCATTGGCACGGCCTGCTGCTGCCCAATGAAATGGATGGAGTACCCCATGTGACCACCCCGCCGATCCTGCCGGGGCAGACGCATACCTTTGAGTTCGAGATGCGGCATAGCGGCACGTATTGGTACCATTCCCATACCCACCTCCAGGAACAGAGTGGCGTCTATGGGTCCATCGTGGTCCTGCCTCGTGGCGGAGAGCCGGTGCAAGCTGACCGCGAGCAAGTCTTGGTCCTGTCGGACTGGACGAACATTGACCCTCATGAAGTCCAGCGGATGCTCATGCGCGGCAGCGATTACTTCGGCCTCATGCGGCGGAACTCGCAGTCCATCCTGGGCGCAGCCAAGCAAGGGATGCTGAAGGATTACTTTAGCCGAGAGTGGTCACGCATGATGCACATGGATGTCTCCGATGTGGGGTATCATGCCTTCCTGATCAATGGCCAGCGCAGCACTGAGATCAGCGGGAAACCGGGTGAACGTATCCGACTGAGGCTGATCAATGCAGCGGCGGCGACATACTTTTACCTGCATTCCTCAGCGGGGCCGATGACCATCGTGGCAGCGGACGGACCCCCTGTCCAACCCGTTCAAGTGGAGCGTCTGTTCATGGCCATTGCCGAGACTTATGACGTGATCATCACCATCCCAGCCAGCGGCCGGTATGAACTGCGGGCGACTACCCAGGATGGCAGCGGACATGCTTCCGCTTTCTTTGGTGAAGGCAAACTGACACCCGCCAATGATCCACCCCGGCCTAACCTTTACCAGATGAATGAAATGCTGAAGCTGGCCCTGGAGGAAAAGGATGATGACCCGCGTGCTTCATTGAATCTGCCGCGTCCAGGCTCGCCCTACCGGCTGCTGAAAGCCACTCACAACACCACCCTGCCCGCCAAGCTGCCGAGGCGGAAAATCACCCTGCATCTGACCGGAGACATGAACCGCTACATCTGGGGATTCGATGGCAAGACCATCTCGCAGGAGCCTTATGTCATGATCAAAAAGGGGGAGATCTTTGAGCTGGAGCTCATCAATGACACGATGATGCATCACCCCATTCACCTGCATGGACATTTCTTCCGCTTGCTGATGGGTCAGGGGGCACGTTCACCTTTAAAACATACGGTGGATGTTCCTCCGATGAGCAGCCGCATGTTCGAGTTCGAGGCGAATGAGGAGAAGGACTGGATGTTCCACTGCCATATTCTGTACCATATGATGAGCGGGATGGCGCGGGTCTTCCGGTATGAGGGTGAGGGGGCATCGGCCCCGTCTTCCAGGAACGCCCACTCGCTGGCGCGAGCAGCTACAGACGGGGACCACTCGCTGGCGCGAGCGGCGACAGGTGAAGACCATAGCCTGCATCATGGGGCGGGGTTGGGAGAGCATAGCCATGACATGGCATATGTGTGGGGTGCGGCCTCGATCCAGAGCCATATGAGCGAAGGACTGCTGACCTGGATGAATCCGAAGAATGATCTTTTGTTAGGCTGGGAAGTTGGCTGGGAAAACGTGGATAAGACCGAGTATGAGGTGGATGCCTTTTATCAGCGTTACTTCAATGCTAATTTCCAGGCCTTCATTGGGGCACGCTTCACCAATGAGGACGCTGTGAAGAACCGGGCCGCCATCGGCTTCAACTACCGGCTGCCGCTGATGGCCTGGGCGGAAGTGAGCCTGGACAGCGAGGGGGATGCCCGGATCGCCCTTTCGAAACGTTTCCAGCTTACCGCCCGATTGGGGGTGTTTGGTGAGGTGGAATATGACACTCACACGCGCTGGGAGTGGTCCGCAGGAGCGGACTATACGCTCACCCGCCATACCTCATTGATCACTCAATACCATTCGGAATACGGCCTCGGGGCCGGTGTTCTCATCCGCTTTTAA
- a CDS encoding response regulator transcription factor — MTQVLLIEDDDSFRTTLAMALKRRGCEVFQAADAASALIHARASMPGAIVLDMRLGSSNGMLLISELRHLLPQVRLIILTGYGSIPSALESVRLGADDYLLKPASADQVLAAILGKGSSQVAPMESDLPSLARLEWEHIQRVLHDHDGNISHAAAALGIDRRTLQRKLGKMPPLD; from the coding sequence ATGACGCAAGTCCTCCTCATCGAAGACGACGACAGCTTTCGCACCACTTTGGCGATGGCATTGAAACGTCGTGGATGTGAGGTCTTCCAAGCCGCAGACGCCGCCTCCGCACTGATCCATGCCCGCGCCTCCATGCCGGGTGCCATCGTGTTGGATATGCGCCTGGGCAGCAGCAACGGCATGCTGCTCATCTCTGAATTGCGCCACCTGCTTCCTCAGGTCCGCCTCATCATCCTCACGGGTTACGGCAGCATCCCCAGTGCCTTGGAATCGGTCCGGCTCGGGGCCGATGATTACCTGCTCAAGCCTGCCAGCGCAGACCAGGTGCTGGCTGCCATTCTGGGAAAAGGCAGCTCACAGGTTGCTCCGATGGAGAGTGATCTGCCCAGCCTCGCCCGCTTGGAGTGGGAGCACATCCAGCGCGTGCTGCATGATCATGATGGTAACATTTCCCATGCGGCGGCGGCCCTGGGAATAGACCGCCGCACGCTGCAGCGCAAGCTGGGGAAGATGCCGCCGTTGGATTGA
- a CDS encoding ATP-binding protein codes for MDKHTHHSKHQGVGWKRWLGLSEVWSGVDLSSRWMVHLRWLAAVGQCSTLLIVDRLGVDVPWWPCGIAVGITLVSNAVLVWWMRALGGRLRGGFFHVLMADAMLLSFLLYWTGGLENPFAIFFLVQLTLAAVALRSSAVIGLGAFMAACCVLLWQYSQPLTMQDGTSVPEPLLQEGRGVAIVFVGIVMITLLLSLRHWSHRQQKERARLRAELESRDRFLSVAALAMGFAHELATPLGTIALAAEEMQGKDNEDAAGIIAREAARCQHVLVRLRELGQEASGLSAERVSASAIVQTALDELPHAQRQRVQIQQTQGHATVMSAGLREAILVLLRNSLLSSSELSPVRLTVVLENGFVNFTVQDEGPGFSEEMLRHWGEPFRSSRPSGSGMGLGLFFVRRLAAMQHGSVHVSNRASGGATVTLSLPQQPSPAQGS; via the coding sequence ATGGATAAGCACACACACCATTCCAAACATCAAGGAGTCGGCTGGAAACGCTGGCTTGGCCTGAGTGAGGTGTGGTCCGGCGTGGACCTCTCCTCTCGCTGGATGGTTCATCTCCGCTGGCTGGCGGCTGTGGGGCAATGCAGCACACTGCTCATTGTGGACCGTCTGGGGGTAGACGTGCCCTGGTGGCCTTGTGGCATCGCTGTCGGCATCACCCTGGTTTCAAATGCCGTCCTCGTCTGGTGGATGCGTGCTCTAGGCGGGCGTCTGCGAGGCGGCTTTTTTCACGTCTTGATGGCGGATGCCATGTTGCTCTCCTTCTTGTTATACTGGACCGGCGGCCTGGAGAATCCCTTTGCGATCTTTTTTCTCGTCCAGCTTACCCTCGCCGCAGTAGCGCTGCGCTCCTCGGCCGTCATCGGCCTTGGGGCGTTCATGGCGGCCTGTTGTGTTTTGCTTTGGCAATATTCGCAACCGCTGACGATGCAGGATGGCACCTCCGTCCCCGAGCCGCTGCTTCAGGAGGGGCGGGGCGTTGCCATCGTATTCGTCGGCATTGTCATGATCACGTTGCTGCTCTCCTTGCGCCACTGGTCTCATCGTCAGCAGAAGGAGCGCGCACGTCTTCGTGCCGAGCTGGAGTCTCGCGACCGCTTTCTATCCGTGGCTGCTTTGGCAATGGGATTTGCGCATGAGCTGGCCACCCCCTTGGGTACCATCGCTTTGGCGGCGGAGGAAATGCAGGGAAAGGACAATGAGGATGCCGCTGGGATCATTGCCCGCGAAGCAGCACGCTGCCAGCATGTCCTCGTCCGTCTCCGTGAGCTGGGGCAGGAAGCTTCTGGTCTTTCTGCCGAACGGGTTTCCGCCTCTGCGATCGTTCAGACCGCATTGGATGAATTGCCGCATGCTCAGCGCCAGCGTGTACAAATCCAGCAGACTCAAGGCCATGCCACAGTCATGAGTGCCGGACTTCGTGAAGCAATTCTAGTATTGCTTCGCAACTCCCTGCTTTCTTCCTCTGAACTTTCACCAGTCCGGTTGACGGTGGTCTTGGAAAATGGCTTCGTGAATTTCACGGTGCAAGATGAAGGTCCCGGCTTCAGTGAAGAGATGTTGCGTCACTGGGGTGAGCCATTCCGCAGTTCCCGCCCGTCCGGTTCAGGCATGGGGCTGGGCCTGTTCTTTGTGAGACGCCTCGCTGCCATGCAGCATGGCAGCGTCCATGTGAGCAATCGAGCCTCTGGAGGAGCTACAGTGACACTCAGCTTGCCACAGCAACCTTCACCTGCCCAAGGCTCATGA
- a CDS encoding c-type cytochrome, producing the protein MTAFLATTPVPRDLPLPLPLPEWVLISFLVIFFLVHILFVNLMVGGSVLVTFFECLGRKSPRWDSLAHSIAQTVTVNKSLAVVMGIGPLLCINLVYTMQWYSANALTGHAWLMIVPLVTVAFLLTYLHKYKWESWSQGGWKTLHLWVGLSATLLLLFVPLIFLANVNLMLFPGEWEKVRGFFSSLRIGNVLPRYLHFLAASIAMTGLFLAGWLGRAGHDIGHTPGFSRPDLRRLFYKVTAWVTLAQFVLGPLLLFTLPAVGITTRLYVIIFSGAALGFLTLLVLFKELRSGDEHIGRFYVLICIMFSFVVLGMGTGRHVYRQAALAPHQADIQERTSRYAAALAEFNQNLSSTPPVQQTADQLFMNCAACHAPNIKLVGPPLTEIAEIYAGNPDGIVAWAKTPGKKRPELPQMPPFAHLGDESLRMIAELMLEKGKAAK; encoded by the coding sequence ATGACCGCATTCCTTGCCACCACCCCCGTCCCTCGTGATCTGCCCCTCCCCCTGCCTTTGCCGGAATGGGTGCTCATCAGCTTCCTGGTGATATTTTTCCTCGTTCACATCCTTTTTGTTAACCTCATGGTCGGCGGTTCCGTGCTGGTCACTTTTTTTGAGTGCCTGGGACGCAAGTCACCCCGCTGGGACAGCCTTGCTCATTCCATCGCCCAGACCGTAACGGTCAATAAGAGCCTCGCCGTGGTCATGGGCATCGGGCCTCTTTTGTGCATCAACCTGGTGTACACCATGCAATGGTACTCGGCCAATGCACTCACCGGCCATGCCTGGCTCATGATTGTTCCCTTGGTCACAGTGGCCTTCCTTCTCACCTATCTTCATAAATATAAATGGGAGTCATGGTCACAGGGCGGGTGGAAGACACTGCATCTGTGGGTCGGGCTTTCGGCCACTCTGCTTCTGCTCTTTGTGCCTCTGATCTTCCTGGCCAATGTCAATCTCATGCTCTTCCCTGGGGAGTGGGAAAAAGTGCGCGGCTTCTTCTCCAGCCTCCGCATTGGCAATGTGCTTCCTCGGTACCTGCACTTCCTCGCAGCCAGCATCGCGATGACCGGGCTGTTTCTCGCCGGTTGGTTAGGCCGCGCAGGGCACGACATCGGCCACACCCCTGGCTTTAGTCGGCCGGATCTGCGTCGTCTTTTTTATAAAGTGACCGCCTGGGTCACCCTTGCCCAGTTCGTCCTGGGTCCTCTGCTTCTCTTCACTCTTCCGGCTGTAGGCATCACCACCAGGCTTTATGTCATCATCTTCTCGGGGGCCGCACTCGGTTTCCTTACCCTCCTGGTGCTGTTTAAAGAGTTACGGTCTGGGGATGAACACATCGGCCGCTTCTATGTGCTCATCTGCATCATGTTTAGCTTTGTGGTGCTTGGCATGGGTACTGGTCGTCACGTCTATCGTCAGGCCGCTCTGGCACCTCACCAGGCGGATATTCAGGAACGCACATCCCGTTATGCCGCAGCCTTGGCGGAATTTAATCAAAACCTGTCATCTACCCCTCCTGTCCAGCAGACGGCGGATCAGCTCTTCATGAACTGCGCAGCATGCCATGCCCCGAACATCAAGCTCGTCGGACCTCCTCTCACTGAGATCGCTGAGATCTACGCAGGCAACCCGGATGGCATCGTGGCCTGGGCCAAGACCCCGGGTAAAAAGCGTCCTGAGCTGCCGCAAATGCCTCCCTTTGCCCACCTGGGAGATGAAAGCCTGCGTATGATTGCTGAGCTCATGCTGGAAAAAGGCAAGGCGGCGAAGTGA